CAGGTTAACGTTACTTCTTCTCTATTTTCATTTTTTTTGTTTTGTTTTAAAAATCCTTTTATTCAATAGTTCTTGGGGTTATATTTCAGAAGTATAGGATTGCGAAATACATCCCTGATCCTCGAGAAGGTAAACTGAGTAATACAGTGACTATATATACATTAATAAATTGGAAATAATGCAAATCGATGAGTTTATGTTGTTGCAGGCAAGTTTGAGAAGAGATCTTGTTCCAAAGAGCTGTCACAGCTAGACACGAAAACGTATATGTTTTATTTCTCCTTAGGTTTTGGGTTGAAAAAAATAATGTTATTTATTACTAAATAGCCCTCGATCTATTTTTCCTCCATATAAGTCCAAAGTTCATGACATACTTGATGACATCATGCCTTACGGGAGCAATAACAACGAGATATTAACATTATTCAGAAACAATAAATAATGAGCTGTTATTGATTTTTTTTTCTTTTGCTATGAAGCTGTTATTGATTTTAATTTACATTTTGTTTTGTTTGATATCGTGGAGGCAGTGGAGTGCAAATTAAAGAGGCACTCCAGCTTCAACTTGATGTTCAGAGGCATCTTCATGAACAACTAGAGGTACGTTACAAAATGAGCACAATTACTTATAACTTAACATATGCTTGTCCTAGTTCCCCCAGTATAGTATTTGTGGGGTTAAATAGGTTTTCTCTCATCAATTTCATTATGTCCTCAAAATTGCATTTAAAGATAAGAATTTCGTTTTATAAACATATATATGTTAAACTACATCAAAAGTGTTTTAAAATAAATAATGTTTATAAATAATAAAGGCTTTCTAATTAGTTGAATGTTTGAACGTTTTGTGGCTCTTAATCAGTTTAATTTCATATGTTTATTTCGCTACTGAGCTATATTTATTCATACTTATCTGCCTAAATACATATTTTTACCAACACTCATGTATTTCTATAGATTCAACGAAACCTACAAGTGAGGATCGAAGAACAAGGGAAACAATTGAAATTAATGATAGAACAACAGCAAAAAACAAAAGAGAGCCTTCTCAAGTCACCAAACGCCGAAGTATCGTTGCCTCTCTCCGCTTTCGATCACTCTCCTCCACCTTTCCCGTTACAAGACGCCGAAGCCATGATGCTACCAAGTTATGAAGACACTCATTTCCAATCAAAGATAAGTTGAACAACGAGAGATTGGCTAAATAAAAAAAGGCCTAAAGCATGTTTTCTACTCTATTCAAAGTTGTATGAAGTTATAAGAGTCGCGACAAGAGAATTATCAAAGTGGTACACACACTAACACTTGGAAACAGAATCAGGTACTTTATGTGTGCAAGTGGTGTGTGATGGGGTACGTCTTAGTCATAGACTAGTAGATGTGTGAGATTATTCTTAATTATCTATTTGTTTTAAAAGAACTCATACAAAGAGATAGCTTCTTAAATTAGTAACGCTACTTTTACCATTGTGCATGAGCAACCCCACGTTTTATGCTTTTTAATATATTCTACTTTGAATATTCAATTTAATTCGTTCATCTTTTTTCTTCTTCCCAAAACTCGATTACTCTAGTAGACTATTACGTAAACACAAGAAACTGCATATATTATTTTGAAAAATGAAGATCATGAGCTCATAATAGCAAGTGATTTTGATATGTTTGACGATGTTTACAAAAGCAGGATAAAAGGAAGGTAAAAACACCTCAATCGTGCTGCATAAAATCTATGCATGGAAGTGGTCGGGAGCGGATCTAGCCATCTAGGACTATATTTAAATGGGGCACATGACCTTCTTACATTATGTTTAATTTTCCAAGTGTGACATTCATCAGATTTTATACTAATTATTACTATAGGAAAAGTTAAAAATAAGACGCGGCACGGGACCACGTACCATTGGCTTTGAGTCCGCACCTGGAAGTGGTTGATAAGTGGTCCATCTATTTCATGCTCATTCCAATGAGTTATGATGATTTTTGATGGTTTAGATTAAGCTAGATATTATCGCAAGTACGTAATTATATCAAGCAAATAAATCATAAAAACGTTTAATTAAAGGACAACCTTTCAAAGAAAAAAAACATTTAACTAAAGGATAAAAAAATGTACTCCAGAACTTGTCAACAAAGTAACATTCATCATTATGTAACTATACTTTTCTACTGGAATAAATTTTACATTCTTTCAAAAATAAAAATTTAACTAAAGGATCGCTTAAAAATACGGCCACGTGGCAAGGCGAGGCCCGTATACGGTAGGACTAGTTGACTTGTTGACTCCAACGTCTGTAACCGCTTCTGCTGACGTGGAATCTTCGCGCGTTTACGCTTCCGTTCTGTTTTGATCTTTCTCTCCTCCGAAACTTTCCCGGAAAGCGAGAGAAACTGCGAGAAAATCAGAAAACACTATCAGTGCTCTGCAGCATCCCTACTCATACACATACACTCTCTATCGTCTCTTACCTTCCTCGAGATGACAACCAAAGAGCAATCGCGTTACCTCGCTGCAGTTATCTCCACGGTGATGCTGTTTACGCTAGCTGAGACCTATACTAATCCACTCGAAGGTAATTATCCAGATTCTCACCTGATTCTTGGGGTTTAAATCGCGTGCTTAGATCTTTTGACGTTACTTGTTTCTTCGTTAGTCTCGGCTCTTGAAGATCTCCACAAGTCTTTAAACAATCCACAGCAGCTGAGAGGATGGAGATTCGAGGGAGGAGGAGATCCATGCGGAGAACTCTGGATTGGAGTTTACTGCTCTGGATCGTCTATAGTAGCTCTGTAATTTCTCTCCCCCACAGTATTATTATAATAGTTTCGAACAAAAACAATCTGATTCATATGATCTCGCAGGCAGCTACGAGGGCTAAGTCTTTTGGGGAGTCTTGGAAACAACCTTCACCGCCTCCACAGTTTGAAGAACATGTAAAGCAAAGTTTCCCTCTTCTTGATTGTTAGAGACTTTGAATCACTAAAATCCTTTTTGCTTTGTGTGATAGGGATGTTAGCTTCAATAACCTCCAAGGTGACATTCCTTTTGGCTTGCCTCCAAACGCTACCCACTTGTAAGCGTTGTTCATCATTTAAGCTTTACACCAGCAGAGTGCAGTTCACTAGATTTCTCCTTTGTTTGTTTGATTACAGAAACATGGCTTATAACAATCTGACTCAGAGTCTCCTTTTCTCTTTACCTCTCATGACATCTCTTCGCTCCCTGTAAGTAGCTTATAACAATCTAACCTTGCTTTCTGCTGATCTGTTAAGTAATGGCTTGCCCTGTCTTCTAGGAACCTGAGCCATAATTCACTATCTGGACCTCTTGCAAATGTGTTTTCCGGGTTACAGATCAAAGAAATGTGAGTCTTCTGTTAGCCTTTCATCGTGATATGTAGATGCAAGATACCTCATTCATCTTCAAATGATATTGACTTTACCAGGGATCTCTCATTCAACAACCTGACGGGAGATCTACCGAGCTCTTTTGGAACTCTAATGAATCTGAATTCACTGTAAGCTATCTCCAAATCTTATCTGTAGTCTGCTTTGTAACTTAATAATGGTTTTGCTGCTGTGATAACAAAAATGCAGGTACCTTCAGAACAATAGGTTTACAGGATCTATCATCTATCTCGCGGATCTTCCTTTAACTGACCTGTAGTTAACTCTCTTTATGCTTTGATTTTGCATTTCATTGAGCTTCTTCCTTCATTTTAATGAGCTCAAAAACGCATCGTTGTTGCACATGTCTTCAGGAATATTGAAGATAACCAGTTCAGTGGTATCTTCCCTAGTAGTTTTCAGTCCATTCCTCATCTGTGGTGAGTTATTACCCCTCTCTTCTCAAAAATTGGCTCAGACACCTAAGAATCAGTATAATCAGTGGTGTTTTGCTGAGCAGGATTTGGGGAAACAAGTTTCATGTAGAGCCCAACTATAAACCGTGGAAGTTCCCTCTGGACGTCATACCGATGATTCAAAATGCCCGTGGCTATCCAACGACTCAGTCTAGTGCCATCATGGACTTTCCCAGACCTCAGAAGGTCAGAAAGAAGAAGAAGGGCTTAGGAGCAGTGAGTATTGTTTTGCTGGTTGGCGGATTGGCTTTGCTTGGAACTTTCTTTGCAGTTTTTGCAGTTCGAATGAGCCATCATCGACGTTCACAGAACCTTGCAGCTAGTCAAAGAAGCAGCAATAGCACAACATACTCTCTTCCAGTCAGTACAAACCGAGGTGATCTATGCCTTTCTCTCCCCTCATTATCGGTTATCACCATAGCCATTCTGATTCCTCAGGGCTGATTTTTTTTACCTTCAGATTTAACAGAATTTTCTGTTGCACCGCCAGTTCCTCAGCTGAGACATATACCTCCTCCACCTGTCAGAACCGATAAAACAGCAAGACGAAACAGCTTCTCTGCTACATGCCAATATCCAGCATATGCGAAGCTTTTCTCAGCTGCAGAGCTTGAACTGGCAACCAACAGTTTCAGTGAGGAAAACCTACTCGAAGAGGGGCCTCTTGGTTCTGTTTACAGAGCAAAGTTGCCTGATGGTCAAGTATAACTTCTTCTCTCTCTCTTCAAAAATTCACTTCCATTGTCATTCACTGGTGTTTTTTCTTTAAAACAGTTGGCCGCTGTGAAAAACATCCCAATGTCTTCGCTGTCTTTACATGAAGAGGAAACATTTACTGAACTTCTTCAAACAGCCTCCAAACTAAGACACCCAAACATTGTGACACTTCTCGGTTTCTGCATTGACAACGGGAAGCATCTTCTTGTCTATGAGTATGCCGGGCATTTGTCGCTGTACAATGCTATGCATGATGATGTATACAAGCCACTTTCTTGGCGGTTCCGTCTCCACATTGCTATCGGAGTTGCCCGAGCTCTAGAGTAAGTATACTTATCTTCTCAAACATAAATAGTAGCTTATCCCCAACCTTGCAGAGACTTACTTTGACACACCACTCACTATCTGGTGAATCAAAATTTTCAGCTATTTGCACTCGTCGTTTAGCCCACCTATTGCCCATAGCGACCTGAAAGCAACAAACATCTTACTAGACGAAGAACTCACGCCTCGGATTGCTGACTGTGGGCTTGCTAGTTTAAGGCCACTCACAAGCAACAGTGTCAAGCTTCGGGTGAGTGAAGAACGTTACATTCTCTCGCTTTGTTCTTTGACTGGTAACTAATGAGTTGAGATCAGCAGGCTTCAGAGATAGCGATACAAAACACAGGCTACATTGCACCAGAACATGGACAGCCAGGAAGCAGCGGCACAAAGAGCGACACTTATGCACTGGGTGTGCTACTCTTGGAGCTGTTAACAGGAAGGAAAGCATTTGACAGGTACACACAAGACTTTCACATACTTTCCGGATGCAATAGACAAGCTAAAGAAAATTATTTGCAGTTCACGCCCCCAAGGAGAACAGC
The DNA window shown above is from Brassica oleracea var. oleracea cultivar TO1000 chromosome C3, BOL, whole genome shotgun sequence and carries:
- the LOC106336452 gene encoding protein STRUBBELIG-RECEPTOR FAMILY 2-like — its product is MTTKEQSRYLAAVISTVMLFTLAETYTNPLEVSALEDLHKSLNNPQQLRGWRFEGGGDPCGELWIGVYCSGSSIVALQLRGLSLLGSLGNNLHRLHSLKNMDVSFNNLQGDIPFGLPPNATHLNMAYNNLTQSLLFSLPLMTSLRSLNLSHNSLSGPLANVFSGLQIKEMDLSFNNLTGDLPSSFGTLMNLNSLYLQNNRFTGSIIYLADLPLTDLNIEDNQFSGIFPSSFQSIPHLWIWGNKFHVEPNYKPWKFPLDVIPMIQNARGYPTTQSSAIMDFPRPQKVRKKKKGLGAVSIVLLVGGLALLGTFFAVFAVRMSHHRRSQNLAASQRSSNSTTYSLPVSTNRDLTEFSVAPPVPQLRHIPPPPVRTDKTARRNSFSATCQYPAYAKLFSAAELELATNSFSEENLLEEGPLGSVYRAKLPDGQLAAVKNIPMSSLSLHEEETFTELLQTASKLRHPNIVTLLGFCIDNGKHLLVYEYAGHLSLYNAMHDDVYKPLSWRFRLHIAIGVARALDYLHSSFSPPIAHSDLKATNILLDEELTPRIADCGLASLRPLTSNSVKLRASEIAIQNTGYIAPEHGQPGSSGTKSDTYALGVLLLELLTGRKAFDSSRPQGEQLLVKWASTRLHNKRSLEHMIDQGIVGTFSIRVASHYAFIISLCTQAQEFRPEVSEIVEALTGLIQKQNKEAASSVADKTEVDPFSKSFYSTRTRFPSSPTFTHLSN